ACGGCAAGTACACCCTGTTCGGCAAGGTCGAGGGCGCGACCGTGTACAACCTCATGAAGATAGGGCAGGCGGAGGTTAACCCTGCCAACGACCGGCCCACCCACCCCCCTAGGATCATCCGCGTTGAGGTAGGTGGTGGAGCagtccgctgacacgggtGTAGGTGCTGGCGAACCCTTTCCCGGACATCCAACCGCGCCTGCTGGCGCTGCACGAACAGCAgggcgacgaggaggacgaGCAGCCTGCTGAGAAGGAGGTAGTGTCCGTGAGGTGAGTTGCGGTCCGACCGCCTCGGTGCCCGAGCGCTCCCGTCACGGCTCCGCAGGAAGGCGTGCCTGCTGTCGttcggcggcgccggcgacagcgatgacgagGGAGCCGTGCCAGTCAGGATCGGGAAGAAGGCGAAAAGCGCCCACGAGCTCCTGCAGGACCCCAAACTGTCTAAGCAGTCCGTGGTGCTGCGCGATGTGGAAAGGGCAGGAGCGGCCGAACCGGCAACTGCCCGGGACGCGCCTGAGGAAGGGCACGACGAAAGCGCTGATGAACAGTCCCAATCAAGTGGTGACGAGGCGGACGACCGCCGGCGGGAGATCGAGATGCTGCAGAGCCAGCTGCGGTCGAAGAAGCGGGGCGCCGAGACCGCGCTCAAGGGGCACGACGGCGCCAGCTACATGACCCGCAAGCAGATGAAGCTGTCGGGTGCGAAGCCCAACGTCATGGAGCGCTTCGCAGCGTTCACCAAGCGGCTGGGCAAGCTCACCAAGGACTCCGCCCTGGCGGCCAAGGCGCAGCAGGAAACCGATGAAGGTACTGAATGGCTGGACGCGCTCACCGTTAGCAGACCTCGCCGATGGCTCCTGGTTCGCGGGACGCAAGCTGCAGTTCTCTGTGGACTCCGTTAAGGTACGAGTGCCACGCAAACACGCTATCTCGCTCAGGCCTACGAGGTCGACGCTGCCAAGGACACCGTTAGTTCCAGCACTTCGGGGAATCATGCTGCCGCAGCTCACGGTGTTCGACCCGCTGCAAGGTAAAGACAACAGCCTGGGGCGCCTGAGCGCGCTGCGGAAGGACGTGAGTCACGTGGCGTCACACCCATACACCCGCAGGGAACCAAAGGCCATCCGGGGGGCGGCTCCCGCGACAGACGGGAGCGGTGACTCCGTTACACACATCCTCAATAATGCAGATACTCATCAAAACACTTACAGGGCAGCGCGTTCCTTTCGATTTTGAACCCTGCGACACCGTCGCGCAGGTGAAGCGCATCCTCCAGGAGAGCGAACGTAGGCGAAACATTTTACGCGACACGCATCGAATGCAGCGGGCTTCGAACTGCAGCAGATACGGCTCATCTACTCCGGTAAGCGCCGTGGCGTCGCGCCATCTCACTGCCCCGCAGGCAGACACCTCTCGGACGAGCTCACGCTCAAGGACTACAAGGTCACGCCCGGCTCTACGATACACATGGTTCTACAGTTGAGGGGTGGTTAGCGTTTGCCGACCTTGAAAAACCCGCTGGTGTTGTCCAGTATCGAGTTCTGCTTCTTCACGGCCGGTTTCGCCGCGTCGGGGTTGCACAACTCGATTCCTGCGGCGCGCTTGTTGGTGACAAATGTTGGCCTACCCTGTAGCGGCGTGAACACCAAGGATGAGGACATTCCGTTGGTTGCGCCGCTGCTCTGCATGGCAACCTGTCGCTTCTTCGCTGCGGGCCGTTAGACACCTTCAACTTTTAAACCTACGTAGCTGCACCTTCGTCTGCTTGTGCTGAAGCCTTAGCCTTCCGTAGCCGGTGTACTTGCCGATCATGCCCAGCCCAGACCCTGTCGGCGTTGGTGACGAGAACGACGTGAAACGCACCGGACTCGAGGCCGTACTCGTCCTCCGCTTCCTCGCCGAACTTGAGGCGGTTGGCGTACTTCCGGAACTCGCTGGTGGCCAGTCGCTCCTTGGCCTTGCGCAAACGGCGGCCGCCGCGCTTGGTGGACTTGCGTTCGTCTGGCACCGGTAGCGACTTCTTGGTGGGCGCTGGCGGCGGCTCCTGGGCCTGGCAACTGCTGTGGGCACCGCCCTCCAACTCACCTTTTGCAGCGCCTGGATGATCATATTGCGATAGTGCACGCCCATGGAGCCGTCTTTCGATTCTTTGAACATGTCGATTTTCGCGGCCAGGGAGAGCTTGCCGGACACGAGTTTCACGGCGCGGTTACGGGTCGAGGGCTCGGCGTTCTGGATGATCTCACACGAGTGGATCACTCCCGGAACAACCACGCCCTTGCGGCTCCCTCCCACCAGCATGATGTTTTGCGACGGCATTTTCGCCAGGGTGGTCAGCCCGCCGGCCTGCGTGATCAGGCGAGCGGCCAGGGCGCTCCCGATTATCGCGCTCACGTTGGgcgccagcagcgtcaTCCGACTCTCCAGGTACACCAGAATCTGACACGGTTGTGTTGCACGCAGCGTCAGCCTACGTCGTTGCGAAATTCCGCAAGCAGCAGCCCATCATTGCAGGCAATCAGCACCTGCAACATCGTGAGTGCGAGCCACGACACCGTCCACGTTTATACGGCTGAAGAAGCACACACTTAGGACGTGAAACTTCAGCTTTAGTAATGCGCTGGCTTTCAAAGACGTCGTGATTGCCGGTCACACCACAGCTCATGCGCGCTGACAAGGCCAGTGACACgcatcgtcatctgcgcctCGGAGGCGCAACAACCCACCTCTTtaagcacgttgcttgacaGCACAGACCCGGACGACGTGGTGGCAGCCACGGTGACCGCCATGATCATGGTGTTCGGAAGCAGGTCCGACAGCACGACCTTCGTGAAATCCTGCGCTGCGTAAAGACACGCTCACGGGTCGCCCACCATCTCGTTCTGCGCGCGCTTCACAACCGAAATGTAATCCAGAGGCGAGTATACGATCGATTCCAGCTTTGGGAAGCGCTTGGAGTAGATGTCGCGCACGTAGTTGTAAATGTTGATGATCTCGTTGTCGATTTCGAGCACCGCCTTGTTGCAGTCCTCGATCAGCGAGAGCTCGCCGGGATCAACTGCGCTCTCTAGAGTGAGTGCCTTGACACGCTGGCGGGAATTGAAAGCGCGGTCCAGGGACCTACCTCGACCAAGCCGTTCATCACGGGGTCCGTCACCATCGCCGAGTACGAGCTGCCCGCTGAGCCCTCGGCGCTGAAGTACTCCGCCACCGCGTCGATGATCGGCGCATCTTCGTCGGAGTCGTAGACCTTGGACTCGGCGCTGCCGCCCGAAGGGGCGACGTCGGCCGCCGCCTCCTCCTCGCGCTCGAGGTCGTCGAGGTCGTCCAGAAAGGAGTCCACCAGTGAGGCCTGCACCGCTCGGTATAACTGGGCAGTATTCGAAAATACCATTGCGATGTGGAAGACTTGTTGGCACTGACCACTGGGCGCTCGGCCTTCGCCGCGGCTGTGCAGTGGGCACTACTACACATCCCGAGCTCCTCCTGTGCCCTCCCGCTTCCACACAGCGGAATACAAACTCCACATATCGCAACTAAATGGCTTGTTTGGCGCTGTAACGCCGCCGCCTACGCTTCTGAGCGCCTCTTCAACCTCTCGCCGGTGACGGTCTACGACGAGGCCGATGACGgtgaaggccgcggcggtAGCCGTAAGCGGGGCCATCCAGGCCGTGCGCGCCGTGGTGCAGCGAAGCAGGGCGGAAACAAAGGATCTGTGCGCG
This sequence is a window from Babesia bigemina genome assembly Bbig001, chromosome : I. Protein-coding genes within it:
- a CDS encoding peptidyl-prolyl cis-trans isomerase, cyclophilin-type family protein, putative, whose translation is MSEVYCLEPPCRGRVILHTSEGELDIRLWSSQCPKAVRNFVQLCLEGYYNNCIFHRIIPQFMVQTGDPSGTGHGGESIYGEPFENEIMSRLKFRYRGLVGMANTGGKHSNGSQFFITLERADCLNGKYTLFGKVEGATVYNLMKIGQAEVNPANDRPTHPPRIIRVEVLANPFPDIQPRLLALHEQQGDEEDEQPAEKEVVSVRKACLLSFGGAGDSDDEGAVPVRIGKKAKSAHELLQDPKLSKQSVVLRDVERAGAAEPATARDAPEEGHDESADEQSQSSGDEADDRRREIEMLQSQLRSKKRGAETALKGHDGASYMTRKQMKLSGAKPNVMERFAAFTKRLGKLTKDSALAAKAQQETDEDLADGSWFAGRKLQFSVDSVKAYEVDAAKDTLTVFDPLQGKDNSLGRLSALRKDGTKGHPGGGSRDRRER
- a CDS encoding pre-mRNA processing ribonucleoprotein binding region-containing protein, putative — its product is MVFSNTAQLYRAVQASLVDSFLDDLDDLEREEEAAADVAPSGGSAESKVYDSDEDAPIIDAVAEYFSAEGSAGSSYSAMVTDPVMNGLVERVKALTLESAVDPGELSLIEDCNKAVLEIDNEIINIYNYVRDIYSKRFPKLESIVYSPLDYISVVKRAQNEMDFTKVVLSDLLPNTMIMAVTVAATTSSGSVLSSNVLKEVLIACNDGLLLAEFRNDILVYLESRMTLLAPNVSAIIGSALAARLITQAGGLTTLAKMPSQNIMLVGGSRKGVVVPGVIHSCEIIQNAEPSTRNRAVKLVSGKLSLAAKIDMFKESKDGSMGVHYRNMIIQALQKAQEPPPAPTKKSLPVPDERKSTKRGGRRLRKAKERLATSEFRKYANRLKFGEEAEDEYGLESGSGLGMIGKYTGYGRLRLQHKQTKVQLPKKRQVAMQSSGATNGMSSSLVFTPLQGRPTFVTNKRAAGIELCNPDAAKPAVKKQNSILDNTSGFFKVGKR